Proteins encoded in a region of the Isosphaeraceae bacterium EP7 genome:
- a CDS encoding response regulator codes for MTKILLVEDNELNRDMLSRRLERKGYHVEAAGDGIQGVEMALAGSFDLILMDMSLPKLDGWEATRRLRTDDRTRTTPIIALTAHAMAGDREKAIEAGCDDYDSKPVEFPRLLQKIEEQLKVKAEAKP; via the coding sequence ATGACCAAGATCCTCCTCGTCGAGGACAATGAGCTGAACCGCGACATGCTCTCCAGGCGACTGGAGCGCAAGGGCTACCACGTCGAGGCAGCCGGCGACGGGATTCAGGGCGTCGAGATGGCGCTCGCCGGCTCATTCGATCTGATTCTCATGGACATGAGCCTGCCCAAGCTGGACGGCTGGGAGGCCACCCGACGGCTGCGCACCGACGACCGGACCAGGACCACGCCGATCATCGCCCTGACGGCCCACGCCATGGCCGGAGACCGCGAGAAGGCCATCGAGGCCGGCTGCGACGACTACGACAGCAAGCCGGTCGAGTTCCCCCGCCTGCTCCAGAAGATCGAAGAACAGTTGAAGGTCAAGGCCGAAGCCAAGCCCTGA
- a CDS encoding 6-bladed beta-propeller: MKHRPTFAAFAFVLGLAVPSLAAENAGPVRMGCGLMTFDTVPGWGLSPDGKSAIGPCHGSVVVDKDGNIYTSAHAGVFVFSPAGKVIRSFLGDKYSDIHDMKIRDEAGGEFIYGARNAAAEGLKFNAQTGEIALKLPFPEESGLKLKAFSPTAITVAPNGEIYLSDGYASNHIFKFDKSGKYLSHFGTKGNGLKEFNTAHGMTLDTRYEPPRLLICDRNHQPKGRLLHYSLEGEFIDEVVTGLGMPTSAVVQGDFVSVPDLHGRLVILDKTNTIIAVLGNNPDPATGRNYNVPQEKWVEGVFSGTHGSSWDKDGNLYVQDWNVSGRIMKLVRVDERKVTATSKESRRHSVVGRLPAAP; the protein is encoded by the coding sequence GTGAAGCATCGTCCGACCTTCGCCGCATTCGCCTTCGTCCTCGGGCTTGCGGTGCCGAGCCTTGCAGCGGAAAACGCCGGACCCGTGCGGATGGGGTGCGGCCTGATGACGTTCGATACGGTTCCCGGCTGGGGCCTTAGTCCGGACGGGAAATCCGCGATCGGGCCGTGTCATGGAAGTGTCGTCGTCGACAAGGACGGCAACATCTACACGAGCGCCCACGCCGGGGTCTTCGTCTTCTCCCCCGCGGGCAAGGTGATCCGCAGCTTCCTCGGCGACAAATACTCCGACATCCACGACATGAAGATCCGCGACGAAGCGGGTGGCGAGTTCATCTACGGCGCCCGCAACGCCGCCGCCGAAGGGCTCAAGTTCAACGCCCAGACCGGCGAGATCGCCCTGAAGCTGCCGTTCCCCGAGGAATCCGGTCTGAAGCTGAAGGCATTCAGCCCCACGGCGATCACCGTCGCCCCGAACGGCGAGATCTACCTGTCGGACGGATATGCGAGTAACCACATCTTCAAGTTCGATAAGTCCGGCAAATATCTGTCGCACTTCGGCACCAAGGGGAACGGACTCAAGGAATTCAACACCGCCCACGGCATGACGCTCGACACTCGCTACGAGCCGCCCCGTCTGCTGATCTGCGACCGCAACCACCAACCCAAGGGCCGCCTCCTGCACTACAGCCTGGAAGGTGAGTTCATCGACGAGGTGGTCACCGGCCTGGGCATGCCGACCTCCGCCGTGGTGCAGGGCGACTTCGTCTCGGTGCCCGACCTGCACGGGCGGCTGGTCATCCTGGACAAGACCAACACGATCATCGCGGTGCTCGGCAACAACCCCGATCCCGCGACGGGCAGGAACTACAACGTGCCGCAGGAGAAGTGGGTCGAGGGCGTTTTCAGCGGCACGCACGGCTCATCCTGGGACAAGGACGGCAACCTGTACGTCCAGGACTGGAACGTCTCCGGACGCATCATGAAGTTGGTGCGTGTCGATGAGCGTAAGGTGACCGCCACGAGCAAGGAATCGCGCCGGCACAGCGTCGTCGGCCGCCTTCCGGCGGCCCCTTGA
- a CDS encoding diadenylate cyclase gives MMDSDANIHPERTMSKVVGLYQTLLRRALEHFFPDSTLDLGGDRSFILVDDEPGQGHFRFADDPDGIGVEIEWLRTRYFLLPGSPNPFLPSERSLLKSIVRLLDLRFRSLTEPVGVDQFDLFHFAVEDMILADYLGCREPTRLASALEAMRVAALSTYENRRVSSGVLLMGTHGDPAFPGWINYDGAPRFNARLTAIKGFHRLCDGVNTVFLVDLQGELERTIDVRRWADRAFGAAELPAPCPRAYQAHAKATLAGGNLCVVLTPSQEIKVFSSGTLAFSFSDARWRLMDLPARFGAWCEAVGNSTPKDLASIIFHAALNLAEARTGAMFVVLRDPARSVPELIAPSDRILEDRIADDPADPDNLSPRLAKQVLHHVVRGQTIAEVDPTVLECIASIDGAVVVDTEGHLITFGAILRMSPETLKIARAVEGARTLASLGTSFHGPVLKVSEDGFISMYLGGRRIWEM, from the coding sequence ATGATGGACTCGGACGCGAACATCCACCCCGAGCGCACGATGTCCAAAGTCGTCGGCCTCTACCAGACGCTCCTCCGCCGGGCCCTGGAGCACTTCTTCCCCGACTCCACGCTCGACCTCGGCGGCGACCGCAGCTTCATTCTCGTCGACGACGAGCCCGGCCAGGGCCATTTCCGGTTCGCCGACGACCCCGACGGCATCGGGGTCGAGATCGAGTGGCTGCGGACCCGCTACTTCCTCTTACCGGGCAGCCCAAATCCCTTCCTGCCCAGCGAGCGGAGTCTACTCAAGTCGATCGTGAGGCTGCTCGACCTCCGGTTCCGCAGCCTCACCGAGCCGGTCGGGGTCGACCAGTTCGACCTGTTCCATTTCGCCGTCGAAGACATGATTCTGGCCGACTACCTCGGCTGCCGCGAGCCCACGCGGCTCGCCTCGGCGCTGGAGGCCATGCGGGTCGCGGCCCTCTCCACCTACGAGAACCGCCGGGTTTCCAGCGGGGTCCTGCTGATGGGCACCCACGGCGACCCCGCCTTCCCAGGCTGGATCAACTACGACGGCGCCCCCCGCTTCAATGCCCGGCTGACCGCCATCAAGGGGTTCCACCGCCTCTGCGACGGCGTCAACACCGTCTTCCTCGTCGACCTGCAAGGGGAGCTGGAGCGCACCATCGACGTGAGGCGATGGGCCGACCGCGCCTTCGGGGCGGCGGAATTGCCGGCCCCCTGCCCGCGGGCCTACCAGGCGCACGCCAAGGCGACCCTGGCCGGCGGCAACCTCTGCGTCGTGCTGACCCCCTCGCAGGAGATCAAGGTCTTCTCCTCAGGGACGCTCGCCTTCTCCTTCAGCGACGCGAGATGGAGGCTGATGGACCTCCCCGCTCGCTTCGGTGCCTGGTGCGAGGCCGTCGGCAATTCGACCCCGAAGGATCTCGCCTCGATCATCTTCCACGCCGCCCTGAATCTGGCCGAGGCCCGCACCGGCGCCATGTTCGTCGTCCTGCGAGACCCCGCCCGATCGGTCCCCGAGTTGATCGCCCCCAGCGACCGGATCCTCGAGGATCGGATTGCCGACGACCCGGCCGACCCCGACAACCTCTCCCCGCGCCTGGCCAAGCAGGTGCTCCACCACGTCGTCCGTGGCCAGACCATCGCCGAGGTCGACCCCACCGTGCTGGAATGCATCGCTAGCATCGACGGGGCCGTGGTCGTCGACACCGAAGGTCACCTGATCACCTTCGGTGCCATCCTCCGCATGTCCCCCGAGACCCTCAAGATCGCCAGGGCCGTGGAAGGCGCCCGGACCCTGGCCTCGCTGGGCACCTCATTCCACGGACCCGTCCTCAAGGTGAGCGAGGACGGCTTCATCAGCATGTATCTGGGCGGCCGGCGGATCTGGGAGATGTAA
- the miaA gene encoding tRNA (adenosine(37)-N6)-dimethylallyltransferase MiaA — MESHETAALFHRSVFLTGATASGKTDVALALARLLDAEIVALDSMTLYRGMDIGTAKPTAAERAEIPHHLIDVLDPWDSTSVAGYREMAARAASAIEGRGRRTLFVGGTPLYLKTLLRGLFEGPGADEAIRGAMEAEADERGNAHLHARLAAVDPETAGRLPIGDRRRVIRALEVLALTGRTLGSHHAEHDKPAPPWVNAIALWRPRPQMHARIDARVLSMFEAGLVEEVRGLLDATRPLGLVPSQGVGYREVIELLAGRCTLAEAVFRTQARTRQFAKRQETWFRGLSEVRFRPVGDETPEALARSIAAEVDARRPPD, encoded by the coding sequence ATGGAATCGCACGAAACCGCAGCCTTGTTCCACAGGTCGGTCTTCCTCACCGGGGCCACCGCCTCGGGCAAGACCGACGTGGCGCTCGCCCTGGCCCGCCTGCTGGACGCCGAGATCGTTGCGCTCGACTCGATGACGCTCTATCGGGGCATGGACATCGGCACCGCCAAGCCGACCGCGGCCGAGCGGGCCGAGATCCCCCACCACCTCATCGACGTCCTCGACCCCTGGGACTCGACCAGCGTCGCCGGCTACCGCGAGATGGCCGCGCGGGCCGCCTCCGCCATCGAGGGCCGAGGCAGGCGTACGCTCTTCGTCGGCGGCACCCCGCTCTATCTCAAGACCCTGCTTCGTGGCCTGTTCGAAGGGCCGGGGGCAGACGAGGCGATCCGAGGGGCGATGGAGGCCGAGGCCGACGAGCGGGGCAATGCCCACCTGCACGCCAGGCTCGCCGCCGTCGACCCCGAGACCGCGGGCCGGCTACCCATCGGCGACCGCCGCCGCGTGATCCGGGCCCTCGAGGTGCTGGCCCTCACCGGCCGGACGCTGGGCAGCCACCACGCCGAGCACGACAAGCCCGCGCCCCCCTGGGTGAACGCGATCGCGCTCTGGCGGCCTCGGCCGCAGATGCATGCGCGGATCGACGCCAGGGTCCTGTCGATGTTCGAGGCCGGGCTTGTCGAGGAGGTCCGCGGCCTGCTCGACGCCACCAGGCCGCTCGGGCTCGTGCCCTCCCAGGGGGTCGGCTACCGCGAGGTCATCGAATTGCTCGCCGGTCGTTGCACTCTGGCCGAGGCGGTCTTCCGCACGCAGGCCCGCACCCGCCAGTTCGCCAAGCGCCAGGAGACCTGGTTCCGGGGGCTCTCCGAGGTCCGGTTCCGACCCGTCGGCGACGAGACGCCCGAGGCCCTCGCCCGGTCCATCGCCGCCGAGGTCGACGCCCGACGTCCCCCGGATTGA
- a CDS encoding response regulator: MFKILVAEDNPENWEILSRRLTRRGYEVAHASDGRQAVDMAVSESPDLILMDMNMPVLDGWEATRAIRARAETARIPIIAVTAHGMSGDRDKVIAAGCEDHHTKPVELTQLLAQIEALLSKVAQS; this comes from the coding sequence ATGTTCAAGATCCTGGTGGCCGAAGACAATCCCGAGAACTGGGAGATCCTCTCGCGCCGCCTGACCCGCAGGGGCTACGAGGTGGCCCACGCGAGCGACGGCCGGCAGGCGGTGGACATGGCGGTCTCGGAATCGCCCGACCTGATCCTGATGGATATGAACATGCCCGTGCTCGACGGATGGGAGGCCACCCGCGCCATCCGCGCCCGCGCCGAGACGGCCCGTATCCCCATCATCGCCGTCACGGCGCACGGCATGAGCGGCGACCGCGACAAGGTCATTGCCGCAGGCTGCGAAGACCATCACACCAAGCCCGTGGAGCTGACCCAGTTGCTGGCCCAGATCGAGGCCTTGCTGAGCAAGGTCGCACAGAGCTGA
- a CDS encoding PAS domain S-box protein has protein sequence MSGTIDRKLKAGFVLALVVLVANASIAFWGVRGIVQSHEWVDHTREVIGTLQGVVLSMREVESGQRGYIITGVEDHLSRFEADLKSVDASVDRLRVLVHDSPEQLAAVEALGRLTKRREAIVRMNLNIRREQGFEEAREAISRGQGLKTLADVRGLVADIRHREDLLLARRTAWARASVLWSLATFTFATLLSLGLLGAAYYLVRREAILRLRAAERVRCSESRKAAVLQSAPDAIVTADHSGTILEFNAAAERTFGYRRDEAVGKDLVGLILRPCDREKFREDLQRDAAACLKKVLGRRVEVPARRSDGTEFPAELAVTAVPVEHGQPLFTAYIRDITERNRTVQAIRDSEEQVRLLLESTGEGIYGVDTDGRCTFCNPAALKILGYTEAGELLGRDMHSAIHHTNADGSPKPADLCPIKLTLEGGGHSHTDDDTFWKADGTSFPVEYRTSPMFRDGKPIGGVVAFADISRRKADEEARRESEERFRVMADSIPQLAWMCRPDGYIYWYNQRWYEYTGTTAEEMGGWGWKTVQDPEELPRVLAKFDAALASGVPWEDSFPLRRFDGEMRWHLSRALPVRDERGKIVRWFGTNTDVTEQRIVSEALREAKEQAEGANRSKSTFLANMSHELRTPLNAIIGYSEMLLEEAEDDGKEAAASDLKKIRMSGKHLLQLINDVLDLSKIEAGKAEMFLETFEVAEMIHGVVDTIRPLMEQNGNVIEVTCPPGLGSMHADLTKVRQSLLNLLSNAAKFTEKGKVGLKATALPGGGGFSMEISDSGIGMTPEQLGKLFQPFSQADASTTRKYGGTGLGLTITRRFCRMMGGDVTARSELGLGSTFEIRLPASVVAPAADPEVSGPPARQLPEAGPGSLVLVIDDDPVVHDLLRRTLEKEGFRVVCARGGPEGIALARDIRPDVITLDVLMPGMDGWSVLTALKAEPELADTPVIMLTMIDDKNLGYALGASDYLTKPIDRERLSLILSKYRRRIASSHVALVVEDEPMSRQLARDMLEHDNWTVIEAENGRVALEKLEETHVDLILLDLMMPEMDGFAFMAEVRKREAWHGIPVLVLTAKDLTEEDRRRLNGDVLGYLRKGETSREDLLRQLRREVCSSLRRKPPPLPAPPPVAVALPRPMAIPLG, from the coding sequence ATGAGCGGGACGATCGATCGGAAGCTCAAGGCGGGATTCGTGCTCGCCCTGGTCGTGCTCGTGGCGAATGCCTCGATCGCGTTCTGGGGCGTCCGGGGCATTGTCCAGTCGCATGAGTGGGTGGACCACACCCGCGAGGTGATCGGCACGCTCCAGGGCGTGGTCCTGTCGATGCGCGAGGTCGAATCGGGCCAGCGCGGCTACATCATCACGGGCGTCGAGGACCACTTGTCCCGGTTCGAGGCCGACCTCAAGTCGGTCGACGCTTCGGTCGACCGGCTCCGCGTCCTGGTGCATGACAGCCCCGAGCAGCTCGCCGCCGTCGAGGCGCTGGGCCGGCTGACGAAGCGCCGCGAGGCGATCGTCCGGATGAACCTGAATATCCGCCGCGAACAGGGGTTCGAGGAGGCGCGTGAGGCGATCTCGCGAGGGCAGGGCCTGAAGACGCTGGCGGATGTCCGCGGGCTGGTCGCCGACATCCGCCACCGGGAAGATTTGCTGCTGGCCCGCCGGACGGCCTGGGCGCGTGCGAGCGTCCTCTGGTCGCTCGCCACGTTCACGTTCGCCACGTTGCTGTCGCTGGGCTTGCTGGGGGCGGCCTATTACCTGGTTCGTCGCGAGGCGATTCTGCGGCTGAGGGCCGCCGAGAGGGTACGCTGCTCGGAGTCTCGCAAGGCCGCCGTGCTCCAGAGCGCCCCGGACGCGATCGTGACGGCCGACCACTCGGGAACGATCCTGGAATTCAACGCGGCGGCCGAACGCACGTTCGGCTATCGGCGGGACGAGGCGGTGGGCAAGGACCTGGTGGGCCTGATCCTCCGCCCATGCGACCGCGAGAAGTTCCGCGAGGACCTGCAGCGCGACGCGGCGGCCTGCCTGAAGAAGGTGCTGGGCCGGCGCGTGGAGGTCCCCGCACGCCGGTCCGACGGCACCGAGTTCCCCGCCGAGTTGGCCGTGACGGCCGTGCCGGTCGAGCATGGCCAGCCGCTGTTCACCGCCTACATCCGCGACATCACCGAGCGTAATCGGACCGTGCAGGCCATCCGCGACAGCGAGGAGCAGGTCAGGCTGCTGCTGGAGTCGACGGGCGAGGGGATCTACGGCGTCGACACCGACGGCCGCTGCACCTTCTGCAACCCGGCGGCCCTGAAGATCCTGGGCTACACCGAAGCCGGCGAGCTGCTGGGCCGCGACATGCACTCGGCGATCCATCACACCAACGCCGACGGCTCGCCGAAGCCCGCCGATCTGTGCCCCATCAAGCTGACGCTGGAGGGTGGCGGCCACAGCCACACCGACGACGACACCTTCTGGAAGGCCGACGGAACGAGCTTTCCCGTCGAATATCGGACCTCGCCGATGTTCCGCGACGGCAAGCCGATCGGCGGCGTGGTCGCCTTCGCCGACATCAGCCGCCGCAAGGCGGACGAGGAGGCGAGGCGCGAGAGCGAGGAGCGGTTCCGGGTCATGGCCGACTCGATCCCGCAGCTCGCCTGGATGTGCCGGCCCGACGGCTACATCTACTGGTACAACCAGCGCTGGTACGAGTACACCGGCACGACCGCCGAGGAGATGGGCGGCTGGGGCTGGAAGACGGTGCAGGACCCCGAGGAGCTGCCCCGGGTCCTGGCGAAGTTCGACGCGGCGCTCGCGTCGGGCGTCCCCTGGGAAGATAGCTTCCCGCTCCGCCGGTTCGACGGGGAGATGCGCTGGCACCTGTCCCGCGCCCTGCCTGTGCGCGACGAGCGCGGGAAGATCGTCCGCTGGTTCGGCACCAACACCGACGTGACCGAGCAGCGCATCGTGTCGGAAGCCCTGCGCGAGGCGAAGGAGCAGGCCGAGGGGGCCAACCGGTCCAAGAGCACCTTCCTGGCCAACATGAGCCACGAGCTGCGCACTCCCCTGAACGCGATCATCGGCTACAGCGAGATGCTGCTGGAAGAGGCCGAGGACGACGGTAAGGAGGCGGCGGCGTCCGACCTGAAGAAGATCAGGATGTCCGGCAAGCACCTGCTCCAGCTCATCAACGACGTGCTCGACCTCTCCAAGATCGAGGCGGGCAAGGCGGAGATGTTCCTGGAGACGTTCGAGGTGGCCGAGATGATCCACGGCGTGGTCGACACGATCCGCCCGCTGATGGAGCAGAACGGCAACGTGATCGAGGTGACCTGCCCGCCCGGCCTGGGCTCGATGCACGCCGACCTGACGAAGGTCAGGCAGTCGCTGCTGAACCTGCTGAGCAACGCCGCCAAGTTCACCGAGAAGGGGAAGGTCGGCCTGAAGGCGACGGCCCTGCCCGGTGGCGGCGGTTTCTCGATGGAGATCTCCGACAGCGGCATCGGCATGACGCCCGAGCAGCTTGGCAAGCTCTTCCAGCCGTTCTCGCAGGCCGACGCCTCGACCACTCGGAAGTATGGCGGCACCGGCCTTGGCCTGACGATCACGAGGCGCTTCTGCAGGATGATGGGCGGCGACGTCACGGCGCGCAGCGAGCTCGGCCTGGGCTCGACCTTCGAGATCCGCCTGCCCGCGTCGGTCGTCGCTCCTGCCGCCGACCCGGAGGTGAGCGGGCCGCCCGCCAGGCAATTGCCCGAGGCGGGCCCCGGAAGCCTCGTCCTGGTCATCGACGACGATCCGGTCGTGCACGACCTGCTGCGTCGGACCCTGGAGAAAGAGGGCTTCCGCGTCGTCTGCGCCCGGGGCGGGCCCGAGGGGATCGCCCTGGCCAGGGACATCCGCCCCGACGTCATCACCCTGGACGTCTTGATGCCCGGGATGGATGGCTGGTCGGTGCTGACGGCCCTGAAGGCCGAGCCGGAGCTGGCCGACACCCCCGTCATCATGCTCACGATGATCGACGACAAGAACCTGGGCTATGCGCTCGGGGCGTCGGACTACCTGACCAAGCCGATCGACCGCGAGCGGCTCTCCCTGATCCTGTCGAAGTATCGCCGCCGGATCGCTTCGTCGCACGTGGCGCTCGTCGTCGAGGATGAGCCGATGAGCCGTCAACTGGCGCGAGACATGCTTGAGCATGACAACTGGACGGTGATCGAGGCGGAGAACGGCCGGGTTGCGCTCGAGAAGTTGGAAGAGACCCACGTCGACCTGATCCTCCTCGACCTGATGATGCCGGAGATGGACGGATTCGCCTTCATGGCCGAGGTGCGCAAGCGCGAGGCCTGGCACGGCATCCCCGTGCTGGTGTTGACGGCCAAAGACCTGACGGAGGAAGATCGGCGGCGGCTCAACGGCGACGTGCTAGGCTACTTACGCAAAGGTGAAACCTCTCGCGAGGACCTGCTGCGACAGTTGCGGCGCGAGGTCTGCTCGAGCCTGCGCCGGAAACCGCCGCCCCTCCCCGCGCCCCCGCCGGTGGCCGTGGCATTGCCCAGGCCGATGGCCATTCCCCTCGGCTAG
- a CDS encoding pentapeptide repeat-containing protein produces MTIQQADAPPDADRPPPEVYEALAAATPAERAEIVLRLIEEHPRNRLVLPARDGKPAMLDGVDLGPEALERLGGRRASAPWFDPATGGAVLHNADLRGASLRKANLRRASLSGSNLEGARLGEAMLENARLDEANLKDADLAAAHLSGAILGKADLRGAMLEEAELDGASLRFADLSGATLEEADLQRVDLWGANLGGATLTKSDLRDARFDEADLRRSDLSGANLRGAILKSTDLREANLRGSDLREAELLGANFGGAILRDSKLQELDLTVCDISGVHLSGANLDGARFGREQIGDAIGEERAEVYDQARKGYLVLERAFGNQGDHDASAWAYRKRRRMQKLLARNRGKAALAAHDWPQAIRSYATYITDQSVEWICDYGESIPRVFGSVLMLYFIFIIIYGVTGSVAREHETPTGPHFLTTRNPVDLAIFSMLAMTTGSIGIRLLPASDLALTLVGVHVFLGVALIGLLGFVLGNRIRR; encoded by the coding sequence GTGACGATCCAACAGGCCGACGCGCCCCCGGACGCGGATAGGCCGCCGCCGGAGGTCTACGAGGCCCTGGCCGCGGCGACGCCCGCTGAACGCGCCGAGATCGTCCTGCGCCTGATCGAGGAGCATCCCAGGAACCGCCTGGTACTCCCGGCCCGCGACGGCAAGCCCGCCATGCTCGACGGCGTCGACCTCGGCCCCGAAGCGCTCGAACGCCTGGGAGGTCGCCGCGCCTCGGCCCCCTGGTTCGACCCGGCGACAGGCGGTGCGGTGCTGCACAACGCCGACCTCCGGGGCGCCAGCCTTCGCAAGGCCAACCTCCGCCGGGCCAGCCTGAGCGGGTCCAACCTGGAGGGGGCACGCCTGGGCGAGGCGATGCTGGAGAATGCCCGGCTCGATGAGGCCAACCTCAAGGATGCCGACCTGGCCGCGGCCCATCTCTCCGGCGCCATCCTGGGCAAGGCCGACCTCCGAGGGGCCATGCTCGAGGAGGCCGAGCTCGACGGCGCGAGCCTGCGGTTTGCCGACCTCAGCGGGGCCACGCTCGAGGAGGCAGACCTCCAGCGTGTCGACCTCTGGGGCGCCAACCTCGGCGGAGCGACGCTCACCAAGAGCGACCTCCGCGACGCGAGGTTCGACGAGGCCGACCTGCGCAGGTCGGACCTCAGCGGCGCGAACCTACGGGGCGCCATCCTCAAGAGCACCGACCTGCGCGAGGCCAACCTCAGGGGCTCGGATCTGCGCGAGGCCGAGCTGCTGGGCGCCAACTTCGGCGGCGCGATCCTGCGAGATTCCAAGCTCCAGGAGCTCGACCTGACCGTCTGCGACATCTCGGGCGTACACCTCAGCGGCGCCAACCTCGATGGCGCCCGCTTCGGCCGCGAGCAGATCGGCGACGCCATCGGCGAGGAGCGGGCCGAGGTCTACGACCAGGCTCGCAAGGGCTACCTCGTCCTGGAACGCGCCTTCGGCAATCAGGGCGACCACGACGCCTCGGCCTGGGCCTACCGCAAGCGGCGGCGGATGCAGAAGCTGCTGGCCAGGAACCGCGGGAAAGCGGCCCTCGCCGCGCACGACTGGCCGCAGGCCATCCGGTCCTACGCCACCTACATCACCGACCAGTCGGTCGAGTGGATCTGCGATTACGGCGAGAGCATCCCCCGGGTCTTCGGCTCGGTCCTGATGCTCTATTTCATCTTCATCATCATCTACGGGGTCACCGGCAGCGTGGCGCGCGAGCACGAGACCCCGACAGGCCCGCACTTCCTGACAACCAGAAACCCGGTCGACCTGGCCATCTTCAGCATGCTGGCGATGACCACCGGCAGCATCGGGATCCGCCTGCTGCCGGCCAGCGACCTGGCCCTGACGCTCGTGGGAGTCCACGTCTTCCTGGGCGTCGCCCTCATCGGCCTGCTCGGCTTCGTGCTCGGCAACCGGATTCGCCGCTGA
- a CDS encoding AI-2E family transporter: MASSKNASSLSDPYKLPMLIFAIIAFMYFSAEVLKPLALSVLLSFALAPAVKFLERRRFNRVFAVVLVGTLTLVSLGGIGYVVGQQLTSLADKLPDYQDNIEAKLSGVLHPGQQSSLDKVTSLANRVTAKMEGAPTTSAAPATVAATAAAEGAEPEAQTPQAIQKVQVVSSPSFQERLREAIGPYLEFLGVGSFVLILVLFMLIGRDDLGDRIIQLFGHRQVTLTTRTSEEISRRITRYLGTFALMNIGFGLVIGLGMAVIGVPYAVLWGCLAALLRFIPYVGPAVAFVLPLVFSFAHFPGWMQPILVVALFGVVETALNSFLEPIIYGKTTGVSALGLLVAAMFWTWLWGTLGLLLSTPLTVCLAVLGKYVPSLSFFATLLGEEAELEPDVRFYQRLVALDQEGAIAFIEEEAKRVPRAEIFDSILVPTLSRAERDAARDELDEKELAFVWRVVGEVLDSLEDTPEFSLAAASAAAPADGKPAEPITVLGLAAEDTADALVLRMLAQLVAPAGFTLELEADVESPLEVVERVADRSPRLVVISHLPPVGLSQARYLVRRLRARFADLPLLVGRWGELGGSATAAERLVGVGATAVLFSLAEARDKIIAMGKGATATPPAEGMGVGLSREPARTTA, from the coding sequence ATGGCCTCATCGAAGAACGCATCATCGCTGTCGGATCCGTACAAGCTGCCCATGCTGATCTTCGCCATCATCGCGTTCATGTACTTCTCGGCGGAGGTGCTCAAGCCGCTGGCCTTGTCGGTGTTGCTCAGCTTCGCGCTGGCGCCCGCCGTCAAGTTCCTCGAGCGTCGGCGGTTCAACCGGGTGTTTGCGGTGGTCCTCGTCGGGACGCTGACGCTGGTCTCGCTTGGTGGCATCGGCTACGTGGTCGGCCAGCAGCTCACCTCGCTGGCGGACAAGCTGCCCGATTACCAGGACAACATCGAGGCGAAGCTCAGTGGAGTGCTCCACCCGGGCCAACAGTCGTCGCTGGACAAGGTGACGAGCCTCGCCAATCGTGTCACGGCCAAGATGGAGGGGGCGCCCACCACGTCGGCGGCCCCGGCCACGGTGGCGGCCACCGCCGCCGCGGAGGGGGCCGAGCCCGAGGCTCAGACCCCACAGGCGATCCAGAAGGTGCAGGTCGTCTCCTCACCCTCGTTCCAGGAGCGGTTGCGCGAGGCGATCGGGCCTTATCTGGAGTTCCTGGGCGTCGGCAGTTTTGTGCTCATCCTGGTCCTCTTCATGCTCATCGGTCGCGACGACCTGGGCGACCGGATCATCCAGCTCTTCGGCCACCGCCAGGTGACCCTGACGACGCGCACCAGCGAGGAGATCAGCCGCCGCATCACCCGGTATCTTGGCACCTTCGCGCTGATGAACATCGGCTTCGGGTTGGTTATTGGCTTGGGCATGGCCGTTATCGGCGTGCCCTACGCGGTGCTCTGGGGCTGCCTGGCGGCATTGCTCCGGTTTATTCCCTACGTCGGGCCCGCCGTGGCGTTCGTACTGCCGCTCGTCTTCTCATTCGCCCACTTCCCGGGCTGGATGCAGCCGATCCTGGTGGTCGCCCTCTTCGGCGTCGTCGAGACGGCACTGAACAGCTTCCTGGAGCCGATCATCTACGGCAAGACGACCGGCGTCTCGGCCCTTGGCCTGCTAGTGGCGGCGATGTTCTGGACCTGGCTCTGGGGGACCTTGGGGCTCTTGCTGTCGACCCCGCTGACGGTCTGCCTGGCAGTGCTGGGCAAATACGTGCCCAGCCTCTCGTTCTTCGCCACGCTGCTGGGCGAGGAGGCGGAGCTTGAGCCCGACGTCCGGTTCTATCAGCGGCTGGTGGCGCTCGACCAGGAGGGGGCGATCGCATTCATCGAGGAGGAGGCCAAGCGGGTGCCCCGCGCCGAGATCTTCGACTCCATCCTGGTCCCGACGCTCTCCAGGGCTGAGCGCGACGCAGCCCGTGATGAACTCGACGAGAAGGAACTGGCCTTCGTCTGGCGGGTCGTCGGCGAGGTGCTCGACAGCCTGGAAGACACCCCCGAATTCAGCCTCGCCGCGGCGTCGGCCGCGGCGCCTGCCGACGGCAAGCCGGCCGAGCCGATCACCGTCTTGGGCCTGGCGGCGGAGGACACCGCCGACGCCCTGGTGCTGAGGATGCTGGCGCAACTTGTCGCGCCCGCCGGTTTCACCCTGGAGTTGGAGGCCGACGTCGAGAGCCCGCTGGAGGTGGTCGAACGCGTCGCCGACCGCTCCCCCAGGCTGGTTGTCATCTCGCACCTGCCCCCGGTCGGCCTGTCACAGGCCCGCTATCTCGTCCGTCGGCTCCGCGCCAGGTTTGCCGACCTGCCGCTGCTCGTCGGCCGCTGGGGTGAGTTGGGCGGTTCGGCGACCGCCGCCGAACGCCTCGTCGGGGTCGGAGCGACGGCCGTCCTCTTCAGCCTTGCCGAGGCCCGCGACAAGATCATCGCGATGGGCAAGGGGGCGACCGCCACGCCTCCCGCAGAAGGCATGGGCGTCGGGCTGAGCCGCGAGCCGGCCAGGACGACCGCCTGA